A single region of the Mercenaria mercenaria strain notata chromosome 6, MADL_Memer_1, whole genome shotgun sequence genome encodes:
- the LOC123549377 gene encoding uncharacterized protein LOC123549377 isoform X2 translates to MILVGLVLLTVNNLFCSADIQRYNMEDECGTTINMILDSVYQIRLQLDDNYLDTLQSAGSATCQTNVEPWYTWPNLMFYFEDLDLDCRLGYLQFFQSTTNATRVKGLEDDICGDQKPEGVFTLGQERNLRIGYVARRSQYVEGVFSIIITAYADEPCPVHSFKCDNSRCIDREVRCEGYDSCGDGSGCRFDLSSAAIAAIIISSLVGLFV, encoded by the exons ATGATTCTTGTAGGATTAGTTTTATTGACAGTGAACAATTTGTTTTGTTCTGCAGATATACAAAGAT aCAATATGGAAGATGAGTGTGGTACCACGATCAACATGATTCTGGACAGTGTGTATCAAATACGGCTCCAGTTGGATGATAATTACCTCGATACTCTACAATCAGCCGGGTCAGCCACGTGTCAGACCAACGTAGAACCATGGTACACGTGGCCAAATCTTATGTTCTACTTTGAAGACCTTGATCTGGACTGTAGATTAGgctatttacagttttttcaaagtaCAACAAATGCAACAAGAGTGAAAG GTCTTGAAGATGATATATGCGGTGATCAGAAGCCTGAGGGTGTATTTACGCTGGGGCAAGAGAGAAATTTACGGATAGGGTATGTGGCCAGGAGAAGTCAATACGTGGAGGGCGTTTTCTCAATCATCATCACAGCGTATGCAGATG AGCCATGTCCTGTCCACAGCTTTAAGTGCGACAACTCTCGCTGTATTGATAGAGAGGTTCGATGTGAGGGTTATGATTCCTGCGGCGACGGTTCAGGTTGTAGATTCGATCTGTCGTCTGCCGCTATCGCTGCAATTATTATCAGCAGCTTGGTTGGGTTGTTTGTTTAG
- the LOC123549377 gene encoding uncharacterized protein LOC123549377 isoform X1: MRKNRKSQETVQNRTQPRVVYTATTTSTGIISPPAYDSGQSDQIRMNGENPFHPEPYHSASPSSLPPLNVAAGQDPAYPPNWTMPSYQQNVFRNPPPYEEMQTNMPENNDSTEREHENTDNDILENITNIASSGETDNKTVEEPTDNISVMEPPGGQVREITTNSEETEESPGNSEHEDNTLHETSHVADELASDEEDNKDKNDIIGSGNSLWEGHDKDTKVEGDNYNSKCSKLEMKNNDKTDTFEDAETESTMNIATERNSTP; encoded by the exons ATGAGGAAGAATCGGAAGTCTCAGGAAACCGTTCAG AATCGGACACAACCCAGAGTAGTTTATACAGCAACTACTACTAGTACTGGAATAATTAGTCCTCCAGCTTACGACTCGGGACAAAGTGATCAAATAAGAATGAACGGTGAAAATCCTTTCCACCCTGAGCCGTATCATTCCGCATCGCCTTCGTCACTTCCGCCATTAAACGTTGCAGCGGGACAAGACCCCGCATATCCCCCTAATTGGACAATGCCGTCTTATCAACAGAATGTTTTTAGAAATCCCCCTCCATATGAAGAAATGCAAACAAACATGCCGGAAAATAATGATTCGACGGAGCGAGAACATGAAAATACAGATAACGATATACTGGAAAACATAACAAATATTGCATCTAGTGGAGAAACAGATAATAAAACGGTAGAAGAGCCAACAGATAATATATCAGTAATGGAACCACCAGGCGGTCAAGTTAGAGAGATAACAACAAATAGTGAAGAAACTGAAGAGTCGCCCGGGAACAGTGAACATGAGGACAATACTCTTCACGAAACAAGTCACGTAGCGGATGAGCTTGCATCAGATGAAGAAgacaataaagataaaaatgatataattggCTCAGGAAATTCGTTATGGGAAGGGCATGATAAAGACACCAAAGTTGAAGGTGATAACTATAATTCTAAATGTTCGAAATTAGAAATGAAAAACAACGATAAGACAGATACATTTGAAGATGCCGAAACAGAATCTACGATGAACATAGCGACTGAACGCAACAGCACACCGTGA